One window of Aspergillus oryzae RIB40 DNA, chromosome 3 genomic DNA carries:
- the idi1 gene encoding isopentenyl-diphosphate delta-isomerase IDI1 (isopentenyl pyrophosphate:dimethylallyl pyrophosphate isomerase): protein MSVTTTTTEPPRITAENVATLFPEVDTSLAREVLPKADGNPSAASSNELAGYDDEQVRLMDEVCIVLDDDDKPIGSASKKTCHLMTNIDRGLLHRAFSVFLFDSNKRLLLQQRATEKITFPDMWTNTCCSHPLGIAGETGSELDAAILGVKRAAQRKLEHELGIKPEQVPLDKFDFFTRIHYKAPSDGKWGEHEIDYILFIQADVELKPSPNEVRDTKYVSADELKTMFEQPGLKFTPWFKLICNSMLFEWWSHLGSPTLEKYKGEKGIRRM, encoded by the exons ATGAGCGTAACTACTACAACCACCGAGCCCCCTAGAATCACGGCGGAGAATGTCGCCACTCTCTTCCCAGAGGTCGATACTTCTTTGGCTCGTGAAGTCCTCCCAAAAGCCGATGGCAATCCCTCCGCAGCTAGCAGCAACGAGCTGGCGGGTTATGACGACGAACAGGTCCGTCTAATGGATGAAGTATGCATcgttctggatgatgatgacaagCCTATTGGAAGTGCCAGCAAGAAGACCT GCCACCTCATGACCAACATTGACCGCGGCCTTCTCCACCGTGCCTTTTCCGTGTTCCTCTTCGATTCCAACAAGCGCTTGCTTCTCCAACAGCGCGCCACTGAGAAGATTACATTCCCAGATATGTGGACAAACACTTGCTGCTCTCACCCTCTTGGAATTGCTGGCGAGACCGGTTCTGAGCTGGATGCCGCTATCTTGGGCGTGAAGCGGGCTGCGCAGCGGAAGTTGGAACATGAGCTTGGAATTAAGCCGGAGCAAGTACCCCTGGATAAGTTCGATTTCTTCACGAGAATACATTACAAGGCTCCTAGTGATGGGAAGTGGGGAGAGCATGAGA TCGACtatattctcttcatccaggCAGATGTAGAGCTGAAGCCTAGCCCGAATGAGGTTCGAGACACGAAGTACGTCTCGGCTGACGAATTGAAGACGATGTTTGAGCAGCCGGGGTTGAAATTCACGCCTTGGTTCAAACTTATCTGCAATTCGATGTTGTTCGAATGGTGGAGCCATCTCGGCTCTCCAACCCTGGAGAAGTACAAGGGCGAGAAAGGTATCCGGCGTATGTGA
- a CDS encoding DUF202 domain-containing protein (predicted protein), whose amino-acid sequence MPESTTSQNASALRPRFNPVINPANSCPVLVDEHLEDNHHIFLSRPWLGALLFENVTSDARDHCANERTFLSWLRLSMYLAVVSVAIIISFHFHGGPTGLERRMALPLGIIFWILSLACLVNGFANYVRTVRKYSRKAALVQSGWKTQMTFTVVGTVILGSCILFLATDANNKN is encoded by the exons ATGCCAGAATCTACGACAAGCCAAAATGCTTCTGCTCTTCGGCCGCGGTTTAATCCGGTGATCAATCCGGCGAACTCATGCCCCGTCCTGGTAGACGA GCATCTAGAGGACAACCACCATATCTTCCTATCCCGTCCTTGGCTTGGAGCCTTGTTATTCGAAAATGTCACCTCCGACGCCCGCGATCACTGCGCCAACGAACGAACATTTCTCTCTTGGCTTCGTCTTTCTATGTACCTTGCGGTCGTTTCAGTAGCTATCATAATCTCGTTCCATTTCCATGGCGGGCCGACCGGGCTTGAGCGACGGATGGCTCTGCCGCTGGGTATTATTTTCTGGATCCTTAGCTTAGCCTGTCTGGTTAACGGGTTTGCAAACTATGTGCGGACTGTGCGAAAGTACAGCCGTAAAGCGGCTTTGGTACAGAGCGGATGGAAAACACAAATGACATTTACAGTGGTGGGGACCGTGATTCTAGGGAGTTGTATACTGTTCTTGGCAACGGAtgcaaataataaaaattaa
- a CDS encoding MATE family efflux transporter (uncharacterized membrane protein, predicted efflux pump) gives MGRSNSLRSAEEQALHGRFLSSSPLAEAAIARDLENYADDEGSMITTDDEASETSTIRAINSQPGTNPHSLSGSYRRPSFFTTVSHATVVPYTAERERLTRRERERAIEDERDLLSDNNVMDARARRRVTPTSAPSGETTALLGSHVGGREYNATDDEEIDRKWEEAVAAGLIHTTWRREAQVIGKNAAPLMVTFLLQYSLTVASIFTLGHLGKKELGAVSLASMTVNITGYAVYQGLATSLDTLCAQAYGSGRKKLVGLQMQKMVFFLCTITIPIAVLWFFADKILMKIVPEKDVAALAGLYLKVVILGAPGYACFESGKRYVQAQGLFSASLYVLLICAPLNAFMNWLFVWKFQWGFVGAPIAVAITDNLMPLFLFLYVYFIDGAECWSGFTTKALRNWGPMIRLALPGLVMVEAECLAFEVLTLASSYLGTTPLAAQSVLSTIASIMFQVPFPLSISGSTRVANLIGATLVGPAKISAKVTMGYAVIVGMLNMLLLSSLRSYIPRLFTPEEEVIELVAQVLPLCAAFQLFDALAANCNGILRGIGRQEIGGYVQLFCYYAVAMPISFGTTFGLGWDLLGLWSGVALALFLVSVIEVVFLIRTDWDRSVQDALQRNAMA, from the exons ATGGGCCGCAGTAATAGTCTGCGCTCAGCAGAGGAACAAGCCTTACATGGCCGCTTCTTGTCCAGTTCCCCGCTCGCTGAGGCTGCAATTGCTCGAGATCTAGAGAATTATGCGGACGACGAGGGCTCAATGATTACTACTGACGACGAGGCTTCCGAGACATCCACTATTCGCGCGATAAACAGTCAGCCCGGCACGAACCCCCATTCTCTATCTGGATCTTACCGTCGTCCTAGCTTCTTCACTACAGTCTCCCACGCTACAGTTGTACCATATACTGCAGAACGAGAGAGGCTGACACGCAGGGAACGCGAACGCGCCATTGAGGATGAGCGGGATCTTCTCAGCGATAATAATGTTATGGACGCGAGGGCGAGGCGGCGAGTGACTCCAACTAGTGCACCCTCAGGAGAAACTACGGCACTCCTAGGAAGTCACGTAGGTGGTCGCGAATACAATGCCacggatgatgaagaaattgacAGGAAGTGGGAAGAGGCTGTCGCAGCTGGGCTAATTCACACAACATGGAGACGGGAAGCACAGGTGATTGGTAAAAACGCTGCTCCGTTGATGGTCACTTTCCTGCTCCAATATTCGTTGACAGTAGCCAGCATTTTCACCCTGGGCCAtctgggaaagaaagagcttGGTGCAGTGAGTTTAGCTAGCATGACTGTGAACATTACCGGATACGCAGTATACCAAGGTTTAGCAACCAGTTTAGACACTCTATGTGCACAGGCATATGGTtctgggaggaagaagttggtaGGCCTGCAAATGCAAAAGATggtgtttttcctttgcacCATCACTATCCCGATTGCTGTACTGTGGTTCTTTGCAGACAAGATTCTTATGAAGATCGTCCCGGAGAAAGATGTCGCCGCGCTTGCTGGCTTATACTTGAAGGTTGTCATCCTTGGGGCACCGGGATATGCTTGCTTCGAGAGTGGGAAGCGTTATGTACAAGCTCAAGGACTCTTTTCGGCCTCGCTATATGTCTTACTCATATGCGCACCTCTTAACGCCTTTATGAACTGGCTATTTGTTTGG AAATTCCAATGGGGGTTTGTTGGCGCCCCTATCGCAGTAGCTATTACAGACAATCTGATGCCGCTATTCTTGTTCCTTTATGTGTATTTCATTGACGGAGCGGAATGTTGGAGTGGATTTACTACCAAGGCCTTGCGCAACTGGGGTCCAATGATCCGGCTTGCCTTACCTGGTCTGGTGATGGTAGAAGCTGAGTGCCTCGCTTTTGAAGTACTAACCTTAGCATCGTCGTATCTCGGCACAACCCCCTTAGCTGCCCAGTCAGTTCTCTCCACCATCGCCAGTATTATGTTCCAAgttcctttccccctttcaaTTTCCGGCAGTACCCGTGTTGCAAACCTCATCGGAGCAACTCTTGTTGGTCCCGCTAAGATCTCCGCCAAAGTGACAATGGGATATGCTGTCATCGTAGGGATGCTCAACATGCTGTTGCTCTCCTCGCTGCGCTCATACATCCCACGACTATTtacaccagaagaagaagtgatTGAGCTCGTAGCACAGGTCCTTCCATTGTGTGCAGCGTTCCAGTTGTTTGACGCCCTCGCAGCCAATTGCAACGGTATCCTCCGTGGAATCGGCAGACAAGAAATAGGCGGTTACGTCCAGCTCTTTTGCTACTATGCAGTTGCAATGCCCATTAGCTTCGGTACTACATTTGGACTGGGCTGGGACTTACTAGGACTCTGGTCCGGTGTTGCTCTTGCCCTTTTCTTGGTATCAGTGATCGAGGTGGTCTTCTTAATACGAACCGACTGGGACCGCTCAGTCCAAGATGCTCTTCAGAGAAACGCAATGGCATAG
- a CDS encoding putative replication factor-a protein (single-stranded DNA-binding replication protein A (RPA), medium (30 kD) subunit) gives MDNYGYGSSSYGGGGGFVPGETNSPAAGKSADGNNTTLRPITIKQALDATQPYPEADYQIDGADVGSICFVGQVRNISTQSTNITYRIDDGTGEIEVKQWVDSATADTMDTDDSKAGAGKNQVVNNGYAKIFGKLKTFGNKRFVGSHCVRPLTDINELHCHMLEAVAVHLFFTRGPVGGSGGAGAAAGGAGGADATMGGVDDYSAGRNLPAMSPVARRVYNLLKTEPQSNEGLHAQLIAAKLSLPMPDVARAGDELLTAGVIFSTVDEQTWAILDY, from the exons ATGG ATAATTATGGCTACGGTTCTTCCTCCTATGGAGGCGGTGGTGGCTTCGTGCCAGGAGAGACGAACAGCCCCGCCGCTGGAAAG AGCGCAGACGGCAATAATACCACACTCCGCCCCATCACAATCAAGCAGGCCCTCGACGCAACACAACCCTATCCCGAAGCCGATTACCAGATTGACGGCGCCGACGTAGGCAGCATTTGCTTCGTCGGACAAGTTCGCAACATCAGCACCCAAAGTACAAACATCACATACAGAATCGACGACGGCACGGGCGAAATCGAAGTGAAACAATGGGTTGACTCTGCCACGGCAGACACCATGGACACAGATGACAGCAAGGCAGGCGCAGGAAAGAATCAGGTCGTGAACAACGGATATGCCAAGATATTCGGGAAATTAAAGACGTTCGGAAATAAGCGCTTTGTAGGATCACATTGCGTGCGGCCCTTGACAGATATCAATGAGCTCCATTGCCACATGCTCGAGGCTGTTGCTGtgcatcttttctttacCCGTGGTCCTGTTGGTGGCTCCGGTGGCGCTGGtgccgctgctggtggagcagGCGGTGCTGATGCCACTatgggtggtgttgatgattACAGTGCTGGCAGAAACCTTCCTGCCATGAGCCCCGTGGCAAGGAGGGTGTACAATTTGTTGAAGACAGAACCTCAGAGCAATGAGGGTCTACATGCTCAGCTCATTGCGGCTAAGCTGAGTTTGCCCATGCCGGATGTCGCCCGCGCTGGTGATGAGCTGCTTACGGCTGGTGTGATTTTCTCGACTGTTGATGAGCAGACCTGGGCTATATTGGATTATTAG
- a CDS encoding ATP-dependent RNA helicase DBP10 (ATP-dependent RNA helicase): MPHRAASPAASENEFDITNALFQNDSDSDNDTSLKQTKRPQKAAPPQALDFLGGDIDDDEDDEAFIAGQQASANRKASNLKGRTVKKGGGFQAMGLNAHLLKAITRKGFSVPTPIQRKTIPVIMDGQDVVGMARTGSGKTAAFVIPMIEKLKSHSTKVGARGLILSPSRELALQTLKVVKELGKGTDLKSVLLVGGDSLEEQFSLMAGNPDIVIATPGRFLHLKVEMNLDLSSIRYVVFDEADRLFEMGFADQLTEILYGLPANRQTLLFSATLPKSLVEFARAGLQEPTLIRLDTESKISPDLENVFFSVKSSEKEGALLHILHEVIKMPTGPTEAAQRQKEQGDGKNFKNFKKRKRGDDKAINFQESPTKYSTIVFAATKHHVDYLYSLLREAGFAVSYAYGSLDQTARKIQVQNFRAGLSNILVVTDVAARGIDIPILANVINYDFPSQPKIFVHRVGRTARAGRKGWSYSLVRDADAPYMLDLQLFLGRRLVIGREHGDQVNFAEDVVVGSLPRDGLSTSCEWVTKVLENEADIYSQRTIAGKGEKLYMRTRNSASLESAKRAKQVVSSDNWTAVHPLFNDQGSQMELEREKMLARIGGYRPQETIFEVHNRRNGKHEGDEAIDTIKRIRTTVDYKKKKREMAEKQSDFVEDASSGNKGEANETEETGAQPDEDEEDIGEGVPDNMSMASESDLEVTFSSYNGGKAKKDSAASFQNPEYFMSYTPSSTNLAEDRAYGVHTGTNANFTQASRSATMDLLGDEGARGFAEPRTMMRWDKRHKKYVSRQNDEDGSKGTHLVKGESGAKIASTFRSGRFDAWRKGKRLGRMPRVGEEETPALVHDLNTAMRRRRFQHRKEQAPKAADRLRGDYEKMKKKGEAAKQRQLSKAGGAAAGGKSELKSTDDIRLARKLKQQRREKNARPSRKK; encoded by the coding sequence ATGCCTCATCGCGCAGCGTCGCCAGCGGCGTCCGAAAATGAGTTCGATATCACAAATGCTCTTTTCCAGAATGACAGCGATTCCGACAACGATACGTCTTTAAAACAGACAAAGCGGCCACAGAAGGCGGCTCCACCTCAAgcgcttgatttccttggaGGAGATAttgacgacgacgaagatgacgaggcaTTCATCGCAGGGCAACAGGCTTCAGCCAACAGGAAGGCTTCTAATCTTAAAGGTCGTACCGTCAAAAAGGGAGGTGGTTTCCAAGCAATGGGATTGAATGCGCACCTGTTGAAAGCCATTACCCGGAAGGGTTTCTCTGTTCCGACTCCTATTCAGCGCAAGACTATTCCCGTGATTATGGACGGTCAGGATGTAGTTGGTATGGCGCGTACTGGATCCGGAAAGACCGCTGCTTTCGTTATTCCCATGAtcgagaagttgaagagccACAGTACCAAGGTTGGAGCCCGTGGACTAATTCTATCGCCGTCCAGAGAGTTGGCTTTGCAGACCCTGAAAGTTGTGAAGGAGCTTGGAAAGGGCACGGATTTGAAGTCGGTTCTTCTCGTTGGTGGTGATAGTTTGGAGGAACAGTTCAGTTTGATGGCCGGTAATCCTGATATCGTGATTGCGACACCCGGACGTTTCCTGCATTTGAAGGTCGAGATGAATTTGGACTTGTCGAGCATTCGTTACGTTGTGTTTGACGAAGCTGATCGATTGTTCGAGATGGGGTTTGCTGATCAGCTTACGGAAATTTTGTACGGCCTTCCTGCGAACCGACAGACTCTGTTGTTCTCTGCGACGTTGCCTAAATCGCTGGTGGAATTCGCCCGTGCTGGCTTACAGGAGCCTACTCTTATTCGTCTAGATACCGAAAGTAAGATCTCGCCGGATCTTGaaaatgtcttcttctccgtcaagTCAtcagagaaggaaggtgCTTTGCTTCACATCCTCCACGAGGTCATTAAGATGCCCACTGGCCCGACTGAGGCTGCGCAGCGTCAGAAGGAGCAGGGTGATGGCAAGAATTTCAAGAAtttcaagaaaaggaagcgagGGGAtgacaaggccatcaatTTTCAGGAGTCTCCCACAAAGTATTCGACCATTGTTTTTGCGGCGACGAAGCATCATGTGGATTACttatattctttgcttcgCGAGGCCGGGTTTGCGGTTTCCTATGCCTACGGTTCCTTAGACCAGACTGCTCGAAAGATTCAAGTCCAGAACTTCAGAGCGGGTCTTTCAAATATCCTGGTTGTTACAGATGTTGCGGCCAGAGGTATTGATATTCCTATTCTTGCTAACGTTATCAACTACGACTTCCCATCTCAACCAAAGATCTTTGTTCACCGTGTCGGCCGTACGGCTCGTGCGGGCCGAAAGGGCTGGAGTTACAGCTTGGTCCGGGACGCAGATGCCCCCTATATGCTTGATTTGCAACTGTTCCTTGGAAGGAGACTTGTCATTGGCCGTGAGCATGGTGACCAGGTTAACTTTGCCGAAGATGTAGTGGTCGGCAGCTTGCCTAGGGATGGCCTGTCCACAAGCTGTGAATGGGTTACAAAGGTACTGGAAAATGAAGCCGACATCTACAGTCAACGGACCATTGCtggaaagggagagaagctcTATATGCGAACCCGAAACTCGGCTTCTCTTGAAAGTGCTAAGCGAGCAAAACAGGTTGTATCTTCCGACAACTGGACAGCCGTACATCCTCTTTTCAATGACCAAGGAAGTCAAATGGAATTAGAGCGTGAGAAGATGCTTGCACGGATTGGAGGCTACCGGCCGCAGGAAACCATCTTTGAGGTGCACAACCGACGCAACGGCAAGCACGAAGGCGATGAAGCCATCGACACTATTAAGAGAATCCGGACTACCGTTGAttacaagaagaagaaacgggAGATGGCTGAGAAACAGTCAGACTTTGTGGAGGATGCATCCAGCGGAAACAAAGGAGAAGCTAACGAAACTGAGGAGACGGGCGCCCagccagatgaagatgaggaggatattgGCGAAGGCGTGCCCGATAACATGTCGATGGCGTCCGAGTCAGATCTTGAGGTTACCTTCTCCTCGTATAACGGCggcaaggcaaagaaggacAGCGCAGCATCTTTCCAAAACCCCGAATACTTCATGTCCTACACCCCCTCCAGTACAAACTTGGCTGAAGACAGGGCGTATGGTGTGCACACTGGTACCAATGCCAACTTTACTCAAGCCTCCCGCAGTGCCACAATGGATCTGCTTGGTGATGAGGGTGCTCGCGGGTTCGCCGAACCCCGTACCATGATGCGCTGGGACAAGCGGCACAAGAAGTACGTGTCACGccagaatgatgaagatggttccAAGGGAACACATCTTGTTAAGGGTGAATCTGGTGCCAAAATTGCTTCCACCTTCCGTAGCGGACGATTCGACGCATGGAGGAAGGGCAAGCGTCTTGGCCGTATGCCACGTGTGGGTGAGGAAGAGACTCCAGCTCTCGTCCATGACCTCAATACTGCTATGAGGAGACGACGCTTCCAGCACCGGAAGGAACAGGCGCCGAAGGCGGCTGACCGCCTGCGTGGCGACtacgagaagatgaagaagaagggcgaaGCGGCCAAGCAGCGCCAGCTGTCCAAGGCCGGAGGCGCGGCTGCAGGTGGCAAGAGCGAGCTGAAATCTACAGATGATATCCGACTGGCAAggaagctgaagcagcagaggagagagaagaatgCTCGGCcgtcgaggaagaaatga
- the sclB gene encoding putative C6 transcription factor (predicted protein): MQSLVLPPSSFITPDFGHSRLDPGPGRISFDLTRSTNARRCNPRDLPLPRSMSASVSAEDPLETSGNVRRPGQSETPQPVTAVESSTVSAPTGISAGVAGQVRAPKTPTTTIHESTYYRVISGPGNDVPRHPFPVSDSFSSRLPASLSVPVTSQPSVPTFSQPTFGTSPPGAAGRSLQQKPTRRTKAHVASACVNCKKKHLGCDPARPCRRCVLSGKEVSFVIYATCVDVTHKKRGRPPLKAEDASLRTYASQTDNSGTSGEQHAAQPRRPMHRATSSRELRPMTDLQVTGGPPGPYGIRVSPGQPTRWPGAIYSQAIDPSLSMQRNIGHRRFSSSSSVQSMATVSPGSFVPIGGYSPVMGASHMPMGVGRPLSSYGNQVVHPSSSPPQYYQPYGVAYSPYPPNARVVNRMPIADQQVPRDPRENLVESSVRLPPIYPPTMGNPQPGPQAHRLSDPYPANWSPRTREELMQQELRQLPSHGHGTIEPVSPSSQMRQAASDFSFGSQIPRHLATVPPMQEQPPQESPVRARDDQPAAEVETDDSRPAKRRKMALDDMVND; encoded by the exons ATGCAATCACTAGTCCtccccccttcttcctttatCACTCCAGATTTCGGACATTCAAGACTTGATCCGGGTCCAGGGaggatttcttttgatctAACTCGATCAACCAATGCTCGAAGGTGCAACCCCCGGGATCTCCCACTCCCTCGCTCTATGTCCGCTTCGGTCTCGGCAGAAGACCCGCTGGAGACTTCTGGAAACGTCAGACGGCCCGGTCAGTCAGAGACCCCTCAACCGGTAACGGCGGTGGAGTCTTCGACTGTGTCGGCGCCTACTGGAATATCCGCTGGGGTAGCGGGACAGGTCCGCGCTCCGAAAACACCTACTACAACGATCCACGAATCAACATACTACCGAGTGATCTCTGGCCCCGGGAACGATGTACCTCGACACCCATTTCCAGTCAGCGACAGTTTCTCTTCGCGCTTGCCAGCCTCACTCAGCGTCCCGGTAACTTCTCAGCCTTCGGTGCCGACTTTTTCGCAGCCCACCTTTGGAACGTCACCGCCTGGGGCTGCTGGCCGGTCACTGCAACAGAAACCGACGAGACGCACCAAGGCCCATGTGGCTTCCGCGTGTGTGAactgcaagaagaagcaTCTGGGCTGTGACCCTGCCCGGCCTTGTCGAAGGTGTGTTTTGTCGGGAAAAGAAGTAAGTTTTGTCATCTAT GCAACATGTGTCGATGTTACGCACAAAAAGCGGGGAAGGCCGCCCTTGAAAGCCGAAGACGCGTCTCTCAGAACGTATGCATCACAGACAGACAATTCAGGAACATCCGGAGAGCAGCATGCGGCTCAGCCACGGCGCCCCATGCATAGGGCTACATCATCCCGTGAGCTCAGACCCATGACCGACTTACAGGTAACCGGCGGACCCCCTGGACCCTACGGCATAAGGGTCTCTCCAGGGCAGCCAACGAGATGGCCGGGTGCTATATACTCCCAGGCCATTGATCCCTCGCTGTCGATGCAGCGTAACATAGGACATCGGCGTTTTTCCTCCTCGAGCTCAGTACAATCCATGGCAACAGTGTCCCCAGGCAGTTTCGTGCCGATTGGAGGATACAGCCCGGTTATGGGGGCATCCCATATGCCTATGGGCGTTGGGAGACCGCTCTCATCATACGGAAACCAAGTGGTACACCCCAGTTCTTCACCACCGCAATATTATCAGCCGTACGGTGTCGCTTATTCGCCATATCCACCCAATGCTAGAGTGGTCAATCGGATGCCCATAGCGGACCAACAGGTACCAAGAGATCCTCGGGAAAATCTGGTGGAGTCTTCAGTTAGGCTTCCCCCTATTTATCCTCCCACAATGGGAAATCCCCAACCTGGGCCACAAGCACATCGGCTGAGCGACCCATATCCAGCGAATTGGTCACCTCGCACTCGAGAGGAACTGATGCAGCAGGAACTACGGCAACTACCGTCACACGGCCACGGTACCATTGAACCTGTCTCGCCGAGCAGCCAGATGCGTCAAGCAGCATCGGACTTCAGTTTCGGTAGCCAAATTCCCCGGCATCTGGCAACAGTTCCTCCTATGCAAGAACAACCGCCTCAGGAATCTCCTGTACGAGCTCGAGATGACCAACCAGCTGCTGAGGTCGAGACTGATGATTCAAGGCCCGCCAAGAGACGGAAGATGGCCTTGGATGATATGGTTAACGATTGA